One genomic region from Bartonella australis AUST/NH1 encodes:
- the lpdA gene encoding dihydrolipoyl dehydrogenase, which produces MTDLYDVIVIGSGPGGYITAIRAAQCGFKTAIVEREHLGGICLNWGCIPTKALLRSAEMKHFAEHAKDYGLKFNGSIEVNIEDVVMRSRGVSSRLNAGVGFLMKKNKIDIIWGEARLMKGGNGSQLAEIMVSPSSKEIKQPQNPIPKETLGKGTYRAKYIIIATGARPRALPNIEPDGKLIWTYFEAMIPNALPKSLLVMGSGAIGIEFASFYHDMGSEVTVVEMMPRIMPVEDAEISAFARKQLEKKGMRILTETKVTKVDKAADFITAHVDVKGRKETIRADRLISAVGVQGNIENLGLEALGIKTDRGCIVTDEWSWTGVEGIYAIGDVAGPPMLAHKAEEEGVICVEHIAGLKSSHSLDKKKIPGCTYCTPQVASVGLSEAAAKEAGYDIRVGRYSFSANGKAIALGEDQGLVKTIFDKKTGQLLGAHMVGAEVTELIHGFVIAMNLETTEEELMHTVFPHPTLSEMIKESVLDAYGQVLNA; this is translated from the coding sequence GTGACGGATCTTTATGATGTAATTGTAATTGGCTCAGGGCCAGGTGGGTATATAACTGCGATTCGTGCAGCACAATGTGGTTTTAAGACTGCCATTGTTGAGCGTGAGCATTTGGGTGGCATTTGTTTAAATTGGGGTTGTATTCCAACCAAGGCGCTTTTGCGTTCAGCAGAAATGAAGCATTTTGCCGAACATGCAAAAGATTATGGCCTAAAATTTAATGGTTCAATTGAGGTAAACATCGAAGATGTCGTGATGCGTTCACGCGGAGTTTCATCGCGTTTAAACGCTGGTGTTGGTTTTTTAATGAAAAAGAACAAAATTGATATTATTTGGGGTGAAGCAAGGCTAATGAAAGGGGGAAACGGTAGCCAGTTAGCGGAAATTATGGTTTCTCCATCGTCAAAGGAGATTAAGCAACCACAAAATCCAATACCTAAAGAGACATTAGGTAAAGGGACCTATCGGGCAAAATATATAATCATTGCAACTGGCGCACGCCCACGAGCTCTTCCTAATATCGAACCAGATGGGAAGCTTATTTGGACTTATTTCGAAGCTATGATTCCAAACGCATTGCCTAAATCTCTTTTAGTGATGGGGTCTGGGGCAATTGGTATCGAGTTTGCTTCTTTTTATCACGATATGGGTTCTGAGGTAACTGTTGTTGAAATGATGCCTCGGATTATGCCAGTCGAGGACGCTGAAATTTCTGCGTTTGCGCGCAAGCAGTTAGAGAAAAAAGGTATGCGTATCCTCACTGAAACAAAAGTGACAAAGGTTGACAAAGCCGCCGATTTCATTACAGCGCATGTTGATGTTAAGGGGAGGAAAGAAACAATAAGAGCTGATCGGTTAATTTCAGCTGTTGGTGTTCAAGGCAATATTGAAAATCTTGGATTAGAAGCGTTAGGTATCAAGACTGATCGCGGGTGTATTGTAACTGATGAATGGAGTTGGACAGGTGTGGAAGGCATTTATGCTATTGGTGATGTTGCTGGTCCCCCTATGTTAGCGCATAAGGCAGAAGAAGAAGGTGTAATATGTGTTGAACATATTGCGGGTTTGAAGAGCTCTCATTCACTCGATAAGAAAAAAATCCCAGGATGTACGTACTGTACACCACAAGTTGCTTCTGTAGGGCTTTCAGAAGCGGCGGCAAAAGAAGCAGGTTATGATATACGTGTTGGTCGTTATTCCTTTTCAGCTAATGGAAAGGCGATTGCTTTAGGCGAAGACCAAGGATTGGTTAAAACCATTTTTGATAAAAAAACAGGGCAGCTTCTCGGTGCGCATATGGTGGGAGCGGAGGTGACGGAACTTATTCATGGTTTTGTTATCGCCATGAATCTTGAAACAACCGAAGAGGAATTGATGCACACAGTTTTCCCGCATCCAACATTGTCAGAAATGATTAAGGAGAGTGTATTGGATGCTTATGGTCAGGTTTTAAATGCTTGA
- a CDS encoding type II toxin-antitoxin system RatA family toxin produces the protein MPAFTTHRHIAHNAREMFDLVSDVERYPEFVPMCESLVVRSREEFEEKTLLLADMTVGYKMFREIFTTQVFLQPRENLIEVKYINGPFKYLENRWIFHPTQDINTCNIEFSIDYEFKSKMLGLVMGSVFDIAFRKFTDAFEKRAHQIYGSPAV, from the coding sequence ATGCCGGCTTTTACAACACATCGGCACATTGCCCACAATGCTCGCGAAATGTTTGATCTCGTCTCAGACGTTGAACGTTACCCTGAGTTTGTGCCAATGTGTGAGTCTTTGGTAGTACGCTCCCGGGAAGAATTCGAAGAAAAGACATTACTCCTTGCTGATATGACAGTTGGCTATAAAATGTTTCGAGAAATTTTCACAACTCAAGTTTTCCTTCAGCCAAGGGAAAATCTTATCGAGGTTAAATACATTAATGGTCCATTCAAATATCTCGAAAATCGTTGGATATTTCATCCTACTCAAGATATAAATACATGTAACATAGAGTTTTCTATCGACTATGAGTTTAAAAGCAAAATGCTTGGACTGGTAATGGGCTCAGTGTTCGATATTGCTTTTCGTAAATTTACTGACGCTTTTGAAAAGCGTGCTCATCAAATTTACGGTTCTCCGGCGGTATAA
- a CDS encoding sensor histidine kinase NtrY-like, translating into MDTMFVTNLQDIDQDAYNDEPRRLSSVYTFLGITMIVSALLTASASFIILIGLTPIVPNRAVTFVLIAINSIWIFGLVIIVFYEMIPIIRAWRSKRAGSRLHVRLISLFALVATLPTVAVALVSGPALNLGLDRWFDTTTRQIVGSSIDLANAYADEMLQNLKNLSYAMALTLDNKKLLERNPAEYRTQLTRHAAGRNLRGAFLLSSSGAVFVSSELGDEDKLPIPPPYLIGQATGNRPFSFQPGVHDYFGVILKFTNIPNTFLYVVRDVDKNVLSALRLTEINTERYRALNENRLPTQIAFGMLYLCLFLSLFLSAIWSGIAVADHLVRPIRLLIGAADDVASGNMEVFVPVRAKDGDIGQLSKTFNYMVSELKSRRNELIAVRDQIDERRRFSEAVLSGVTAGVAGIDDNGDITIINRSIEAMFNIRSKDVIGQNLLSLSTEIDQVFKLVRSLSRKNHSEQVTLSVAGQERVCNVQITMEEEDGQRQSWVLTIDDITDLVEAQRSSAWADIARRIAHEIKNPLTPIQLSAERIRRRYGKIIIRDREVFDRCIDTIIRQVGDIGRMVNEFSSFARMPKPQMCALDVRGLLREACFLIEVVRHDIHFELDLGNTPLIGEFDNRLIVQAFGNVIKNAGEAIDSIRREKGTDGHILIRSYQREEHIVVDIMDNGKGLPKEQRQKLLEPYITTREKGTGLGLAIVRKIIEDHGGYMELHDASDNFYEGRGAMIRMIFSAYIKKDNATQAVSHKIRE; encoded by the coding sequence ATGGATACAATGTTTGTGACCAATCTCCAAGATATAGATCAAGATGCTTATAATGATGAGCCGCGCCGTCTGAGTAGTGTGTATACATTTTTAGGCATTACGATGATAGTATCGGCTTTGCTGACGGCTTCTGCTTCATTTATTATCCTTATTGGACTGACACCTATTGTTCCCAACAGAGCTGTGACATTTGTTCTCATAGCGATTAATAGTATTTGGATTTTTGGCCTTGTAATCATTGTTTTCTATGAGATGATCCCCATCATCCGTGCATGGCGGTCAAAGCGCGCTGGTTCACGCCTCCATGTGCGCCTTATTTCATTGTTCGCGCTTGTTGCGACGTTGCCAACTGTCGCTGTAGCTCTTGTATCAGGGCCCGCGCTTAACTTAGGGCTTGATCGGTGGTTTGATACGACAACTCGCCAAATTGTGGGTTCTTCTATCGATCTAGCGAACGCTTACGCAGATGAAATGCTCCAAAATTTGAAGAATTTATCCTACGCTATGGCATTAACACTGGATAATAAAAAGCTCTTAGAGCGTAATCCAGCTGAATATCGAACGCAATTGACACGCCACGCTGCAGGCCGCAATCTTCGTGGTGCTTTTTTATTAAGCTCGAGCGGGGCTGTTTTTGTATCGAGCGAACTCGGTGACGAAGATAAATTGCCTATTCCACCACCCTATCTTATTGGCCAGGCAACGGGCAATAGACCTTTTTCTTTTCAACCGGGGGTTCATGATTATTTCGGCGTTATTTTAAAATTTACTAATATCCCAAATACGTTTTTGTACGTAGTACGTGACGTTGATAAAAATGTTTTATCTGCTTTGCGGTTAACGGAAATTAATACAGAACGTTATCGTGCTTTAAATGAAAACCGCCTTCCAACACAAATAGCGTTTGGTATGCTTTATTTGTGTCTTTTTTTGAGTTTGTTTTTATCGGCTATTTGGTCTGGTATTGCTGTCGCTGATCATTTAGTGCGTCCCATCCGACTTCTTATTGGTGCAGCTGATGATGTGGCTTCCGGGAATATGGAAGTTTTTGTGCCGGTGCGCGCAAAGGACGGCGATATTGGTCAATTATCAAAGACGTTCAATTATATGGTGAGCGAACTTAAGAGCCGACGTAATGAATTGATTGCAGTCCGTGATCAAATTGATGAAAGGCGGCGTTTTTCTGAAGCTGTTTTATCAGGTGTGACAGCAGGTGTGGCTGGAATTGATGATAACGGCGATATTACAATTATTAATCGGTCTATCGAGGCAATGTTTAATATCCGTTCTAAAGATGTTATTGGACAGAACCTCTTGTCATTGAGTACCGAAATTGACCAGGTTTTTAAGCTTGTTCGCTCATTAAGTCGTAAAAATCACAGTGAGCAGGTGACTTTAAGCGTTGCAGGGCAGGAGCGTGTTTGTAATGTGCAAATTACTATGGAAGAAGAGGATGGTCAGAGGCAATCTTGGGTGCTAACGATTGATGATATTACGGACCTTGTAGAAGCACAACGTTCATCGGCGTGGGCGGATATAGCCCGCCGTATTGCGCACGAAATCAAAAATCCACTCACGCCTATTCAGTTGTCAGCTGAACGTATTCGTAGACGCTACGGTAAAATTATTATACGAGACAGAGAAGTTTTTGATCGGTGTATCGATACAATTATTCGACAGGTCGGCGATATTGGGCGTATGGTTAATGAATTTTCTTCTTTTGCGCGTATGCCTAAACCGCAAATGTGCGCTTTAGATGTAAGGGGGTTATTGCGTGAAGCATGTTTCTTGATAGAAGTTGTTCGCCATGATATCCATTTTGAGCTAGATTTAGGAAATACACCACTTATAGGTGAGTTTGATAATCGTCTCATTGTTCAGGCATTTGGCAACGTCATAAAAAATGCAGGTGAAGCAATTGATTCAATTAGGCGAGAGAAAGGTACTGACGGCCATATTCTTATACGTTCTTACCAACGAGAAGAGCATATAGTTGTGGATATTATGGATAACGGTAAAGGGCTTCCTAAAGAGCAAAGACAGAAATTGTTAGAACCTTATATAACAACGCGGGAAAAAGGTACGGGGCTTGGCTTAGCTATTGTACGCAAAATTATCGAGGATCATGGTGGCTATATGGAATTGCATGATGCATCAGATAATTTTTATGAAGGCCGTGGTGCGATGATCCGCATGATATTTTCAGCATATATAAAAAAAGATAATGCCACACAGGCCGTAAGTCATAAGATAAGGGAATGA
- a CDS encoding bifunctional 2-C-methyl-D-erythritol 4-phosphate cytidylyltransferase/2-C-methyl-D-erythritol 2,4-cyclodiphosphate synthase, with translation MSIAAVILAAGRGKRTGFSQNGPKQYRLLGREPVICYSVRCFLQNPAITTVLLVIHPDDRQICENAVANFKERLIIVEGGATRQMSTLYGLRALKNIKPDYVHIHDGARPFIENKLLEQIHIALNHKEGILPALAVSDTLKYVNNTHRVLKTIPRTDLYSAQTPQCFPFELILAAHEKAAQSHKQDFTDDSAIAEWFGIPMRIIHGTSDNIKITRPEDFETAHSYLQKKTQIFPDIRTGNGYDVHSFEDGDHVILCGIKIPFHKKLKGHSDADVALHALTDAILATQGAGDIGTYFPPSDPQWKNASSKIFLRHALGIIKQAGGRIANIDITLIAEKPKIVPYRNIMTENLMNLLTISADRISIKATTNEQLGFIGRGEGIAALATATIVYPGEIPA, from the coding sequence ATTTCTATTGCAGCTGTGATATTGGCCGCTGGGCGAGGTAAAAGGACAGGGTTTTCACAAAATGGCCCAAAACAATACCGACTTTTAGGGAGAGAGCCGGTTATCTGTTACAGTGTGCGCTGTTTTTTGCAAAATCCGGCTATTACAACTGTCCTCTTGGTTATTCATCCGGATGACCGCCAGATATGTGAAAATGCTGTTGCCAATTTTAAAGAGCGTCTCATCATTGTTGAGGGAGGTGCTACACGTCAGATGTCCACCTTATATGGGCTTCGCGCGCTCAAAAATATTAAACCAGATTACGTTCACATTCATGATGGTGCACGCCCTTTTATCGAAAATAAACTCCTTGAGCAAATTCATATAGCTCTCAACCATAAAGAAGGCATTCTTCCTGCTTTAGCCGTCTCCGATACTCTTAAATACGTGAACAATACACACCGTGTTCTAAAAACGATCCCACGTACTGATCTTTATAGTGCGCAAACCCCACAGTGCTTTCCGTTTGAGCTAATTTTGGCTGCCCATGAAAAAGCGGCACAATCTCACAAGCAAGATTTTACCGATGATTCGGCGATTGCCGAGTGGTTTGGTATTCCTATGCGTATTATTCATGGAACCTCTGATAATATAAAAATTACACGGCCGGAAGATTTTGAAACCGCACATTCGTATCTCCAGAAAAAAACACAAATATTCCCCGATATCCGTACTGGAAATGGTTACGATGTTCATTCTTTCGAAGATGGCGATCACGTAATATTGTGCGGTATCAAAATTCCTTTTCACAAAAAATTAAAAGGACATTCAGACGCTGATGTCGCTCTCCACGCATTAACGGACGCTATTCTCGCTACTCAAGGTGCGGGCGATATCGGCACTTATTTCCCCCCCTCTGATCCTCAATGGAAAAATGCATCATCAAAAATTTTTCTTCGCCACGCCCTTGGAATTATTAAGCAAGCAGGTGGTCGTATTGCTAATATCGATATCACACTGATTGCCGAAAAACCTAAAATCGTCCCCTATCGCAATATAATGACCGAAAACCTCATGAATCTACTCACAATTTCAGCAGATCGTATTTCCATTAAAGCAACGACGAACGAACAATTGGGGTTTATTGGTCGTGGAGAGGGTATCGCCGCTCTCGCAACTGCTACCATCGTTTATCCAGGAGAAATTCCGGCATAA
- a CDS encoding sigma-54-dependent transcriptional regulator, translating into MVSDILIVDDEADIRELIAGILDDESYETRIACNSDEALTQISERVPKLIFLDIWLQGSRLDGLALLDEIKTRYPTLPVVMISGHGNIETAVSAIKRGAYDFIEKPFNADRLLLVAERTLENSKLKRELSELRQRSSEAPELLGKSTIMKHLRQIIEKVAPTNSRVMITGPSGSGKEIVARAIHALSARSNGPFVAINAATITPERMEMELFGNEMEGGERKIGALEEAHGGILYLDEIADMPRETQSKILEVLTSQTFERVGGTKRVKVDVRVISSTAQNLEKLISARRFREDLFHRLSVVPITVPPLSSRREDIPELVHHFVKTISQQVGIKPREIGDDVIAVLQMHTWPGNVRQLRNNIERLLILARDDNGPITTELLPIEVSDSLPRVQIDADENIMDLPLREARELFEKRYLTAQIGRLGGNISRTAEFIGMERSALHRKLKALGVS; encoded by the coding sequence ATGGTGTCAGATATCTTAATTGTTGATGATGAAGCAGATATTCGTGAGCTTATTGCTGGTATTTTAGATGATGAAAGTTATGAAACGCGCATCGCGTGTAATTCAGATGAAGCATTAACGCAAATCAGTGAACGCGTCCCGAAGCTCATTTTTTTGGATATTTGGTTGCAAGGAAGCCGTCTCGATGGCTTGGCTTTGCTTGATGAAATCAAAACTAGATATCCTACTCTTCCGGTGGTTATGATCTCTGGTCATGGCAATATTGAAACGGCTGTTTCTGCTATAAAACGAGGGGCCTATGATTTCATCGAAAAGCCCTTTAATGCTGATCGTCTTTTACTTGTTGCTGAACGGACTCTTGAAAATTCGAAATTAAAGCGCGAGCTTTCGGAGTTACGGCAACGATCAAGCGAGGCGCCGGAATTGCTCGGGAAATCAACAATTATGAAGCATTTACGCCAAATAATAGAAAAAGTAGCGCCAACTAATAGCCGTGTCATGATTACTGGTCCTTCAGGTTCGGGGAAAGAAATAGTAGCACGCGCTATTCACGCGCTTTCAGCGCGTTCTAACGGACCATTTGTCGCGATAAATGCTGCAACAATTACCCCAGAAAGAATGGAAATGGAGTTGTTCGGCAATGAAATGGAAGGTGGTGAGCGTAAAATAGGCGCACTAGAAGAGGCTCACGGAGGAATATTGTATCTCGATGAAATTGCGGATATGCCGCGTGAAACTCAAAGCAAGATTCTTGAAGTTTTGACCAGTCAGACATTTGAGAGGGTTGGCGGCACAAAGCGTGTAAAAGTGGATGTCCGTGTAATTTCTTCGACAGCGCAAAATCTTGAAAAATTAATTTCTGCGAGACGATTTAGAGAGGATCTATTTCATCGTCTTTCCGTTGTTCCTATCACTGTCCCACCGCTTTCTTCACGTCGCGAAGATATTCCCGAACTTGTGCATCATTTCGTTAAGACGATATCACAGCAAGTTGGTATTAAACCACGTGAAATCGGTGATGATGTTATAGCTGTTTTGCAGATGCATACTTGGCCGGGAAATGTGCGGCAGTTACGCAATAATATTGAGCGTCTGCTTATTCTTGCACGTGATGATAACGGGCCTATAACGACGGAATTACTTCCTATTGAAGTGAGTGATTCTTTGCCACGCGTTCAGATAGATGCGGATGAGAATATAATGGACTTACCTTTGCGTGAAGCACGCGAATTGTTCGAAAAGAGGTATTTAACGGCGCAGATTGGGCGCTTAGGCGGAAATATATCGCGCACTGCTGAATTTATAGGTATGGAGCGTTCAGCTTTGCACCGTAAGCTTAAAGCGCTCGGAGTTTCATAG
- the lipA gene encoding lipoyl synthase — MVTVVDRVANRRVRHPEKMHRPDTSIQKKPDWIRVKAPTSQIYKETYGIVRAHKLVTVCEEAGCPNVGECWSQRHASFMILGEICTRACAFCNVATGIPLAVDDNEPERVADAVAQMELKHVVITSVDRDDLIDGGARHFAKVIHAIRQKSPTTTIEVLTPDFRHKDGALEIVVAAKPDVFNHNLETVPSKYLKVRPGARYFHSIRLLQRVKEIDPTIFTKSGIMVGLGEERNEILQLMDDLRSADVDFMTIGQYLQPTRKHHPVIRFVHPDEFESFAKIGKAKGFLHMASNPLTRSSHHAGDDFEILQKARAEKFS, encoded by the coding sequence ATGGTTACGGTGGTTGATAGAGTTGCGAATAGGCGCGTACGTCATCCTGAGAAGATGCACCGTCCAGACACGAGCATTCAGAAAAAACCAGATTGGATTCGCGTAAAAGCGCCGACATCACAGATATATAAAGAAACGTATGGTATTGTGCGCGCTCATAAATTGGTTACCGTATGCGAAGAGGCAGGTTGTCCAAATGTTGGTGAATGTTGGAGCCAGCGGCATGCCAGCTTTATGATTTTAGGTGAAATATGTACGAGGGCCTGCGCTTTTTGTAACGTTGCAACGGGCATTCCACTTGCAGTTGACGATAATGAACCAGAACGTGTAGCAGACGCCGTCGCGCAAATGGAGCTGAAGCACGTTGTAATTACATCTGTTGACCGGGATGACCTTATTGACGGCGGCGCGCGCCATTTTGCAAAGGTTATTCACGCTATTCGCCAGAAATCTCCTACGACGACAATTGAAGTTCTTACACCCGATTTCCGCCATAAGGATGGCGCTTTAGAAATTGTGGTTGCTGCTAAACCTGACGTTTTCAACCATAACTTAGAAACGGTTCCGTCAAAATATCTAAAAGTACGCCCAGGGGCGCGCTATTTTCATTCAATTCGATTGTTACAACGCGTTAAAGAAATTGACCCAACAATATTTACAAAATCGGGGATTATGGTTGGTCTCGGAGAAGAGCGAAATGAAATTCTTCAATTGATGGACGATTTGCGTTCTGCCGATGTCGATTTTATGACAATTGGGCAATATCTGCAGCCTACGCGAAAACATCATCCTGTCATCCGTTTTGTGCATCCCGATGAATTTGAATCTTTTGCTAAGATTGGTAAAGCGAAGGGTTTTTTGCATATGGCTTCTAATCCTCTGACGCGTTCATCTCATCATGCAGGAGATGATTTTGAGATTTTGCAAAAAGCGCGTGCCGAAAAATTTTCCTGA
- the clpP gene encoding ATP-dependent Clp endopeptidase proteolytic subunit ClpP, giving the protein MRDQTKTALSLVPMVVEQTNRGERAYDIFSRLLKERIIFINGPVEDGMAMLVCAQLLFLEAENPKKAISLYINSPGGVVTSGMAIYDTMQFIRPPVSTLCMGQAASMGSLLLAAGAKGHRFALPNARVMVHQPSGGFQGQASDIERHARDIIQMKQRLNQIYVQHTGQSYEIIEKTLDRDHFMTAEEAKQFGLVDNVIQYRAETEEGKD; this is encoded by the coding sequence ATGAGAGATCAAACAAAAACGGCCTTGAGTCTCGTTCCTATGGTTGTTGAGCAAACTAACCGCGGGGAGCGGGCTTACGATATTTTTTCCCGCCTTTTGAAAGAGCGAATTATTTTTATTAATGGTCCTGTTGAGGACGGTATGGCAATGCTTGTTTGCGCGCAGTTACTTTTCTTGGAAGCAGAAAATCCTAAAAAAGCTATTAGCCTTTATATTAATTCTCCAGGCGGCGTTGTGACATCCGGCATGGCGATTTATGACACTATGCAGTTTATTCGCCCTCCTGTTTCGACGCTATGCATGGGGCAGGCAGCATCTATGGGATCTTTACTTTTAGCAGCCGGGGCAAAAGGACACCGCTTTGCATTACCTAACGCGCGCGTTATGGTACATCAGCCGTCAGGCGGTTTTCAAGGTCAGGCTTCTGATATAGAACGGCATGCGCGAGATATCATACAGATGAAACAGCGTTTGAACCAAATTTATGTCCAACATACAGGTCAAAGCTATGAAATTATAGAAAAGACCCTCGATCGCGATCATTTTATGACAGCAGAAGAAGCCAAACAATTCGGCTTGGTTGACAATGTTATACAATATCGCGCAGAAACTGAAGAGGGAAAAGATTAA
- the trkA gene encoding Trk system potassium transporter TrkA translates to MRVIICGAGQVGYGIAEGLAAENHDVTVIDTEARLVEKIRDTLDVRSLVGHGSQPEVLLAAGADEADMLIAVTLFDEVNMVACQVAHSLFDVPTKIARIRSQAYLDPRYKMLFARENIPIDVVISPEVEVGEMVLRRIALPGAIDVLYFCNDDIVALALECTEDCPVINTPLRQLTELFPDLQTTVAAIKRGSELLIAHSDTQLRVGDIIYLIAARDQVRRALGLFGHKEQEAHRIVIAGGGHIGLYVAQAIEKRLHKLRLKIIESHRERALAVADQLEKTTVLYGNVLDPVILQEAGIDQADLIITLTNQDQVNLLSAIIAKRLGCKANMVLINNIAYQEFSRAVGVDAHLNPRSVTISKILQQMRRGRIRAVHSIFNGDAEIIEAEAMQTSVLVGKSLSEINLSDGLRIGAIYRNKMIIQLSADTRILPGDRIVIFALAGSVHDAEQLFRVSLEYF, encoded by the coding sequence ATGCGTGTTATCATTTGTGGGGCGGGACAGGTCGGTTATGGGATAGCAGAGGGTCTGGCTGCAGAAAATCATGACGTCACTGTTATTGATACTGAAGCGAGATTGGTCGAAAAAATTCGCGATACGTTAGACGTTAGAAGTCTCGTTGGCCACGGTTCACAGCCTGAGGTGCTTTTGGCTGCAGGTGCTGACGAAGCTGATATGTTGATTGCAGTAACTTTATTTGATGAAGTCAATATGGTGGCTTGCCAAGTCGCCCATTCATTGTTCGATGTCCCAACTAAAATAGCGCGTATCCGTTCGCAAGCATATTTGGATCCACGTTATAAAATGCTTTTTGCAAGGGAAAATATTCCTATTGATGTGGTTATTTCACCAGAAGTTGAAGTTGGAGAAATGGTTTTGCGCCGTATTGCTTTGCCTGGAGCAATAGATGTCCTTTATTTTTGTAACGACGATATTGTTGCATTGGCTTTGGAATGTACGGAGGATTGCCCGGTTATTAATACACCTTTACGGCAATTAACGGAGCTTTTTCCTGATCTTCAGACGACGGTTGCTGCCATTAAACGTGGCTCAGAATTATTAATAGCGCATTCAGATACACAATTACGAGTTGGTGATATCATCTATCTCATTGCTGCTCGCGATCAGGTGCGTCGCGCGCTCGGACTTTTTGGCCATAAAGAGCAGGAAGCGCATCGTATAGTTATTGCGGGCGGGGGGCATATTGGCCTTTACGTCGCTCAGGCTATTGAAAAGCGCCTGCATAAATTAAGGTTAAAAATTATAGAGTCACACAGAGAGAGAGCGTTGGCAGTCGCTGATCAACTTGAAAAAACAACTGTTTTATACGGCAACGTGTTAGATCCTGTGATCCTGCAGGAAGCTGGAATTGATCAAGCAGATCTAATTATTACCTTAACTAATCAGGATCAAGTTAATCTTTTGAGCGCTATTATAGCAAAAAGGTTAGGATGCAAGGCGAATATGGTGTTGATTAACAATATTGCTTATCAGGAGTTTAGCCGCGCAGTTGGAGTGGATGCACACCTTAATCCTCGTAGCGTTACTATATCAAAAATTTTGCAACAAATGCGTCGCGGACGTATTCGTGCTGTCCACTCAATTTTTAATGGTGATGCAGAAATTATTGAAGCTGAAGCGATGCAAACGTCTGTATTAGTTGGTAAATCGTTATCAGAGATCAATTTGTCAGATGGTTTGAGGATTGGTGCGATCTATCGCAATAAAATGATAATACAGCTTTCAGCAGATACTCGCATTTTACCTGGCGACCGAATAGTAATTTTTGCTCTTGCTGGTAGTGTTCATGATGCCGAGCAATTGTTCCGTGTAAGTTTAGAATATTTTTAA
- the rirA gene encoding iron-responsive transcriptional regulator RirA codes for MRLTKQTNYALRMLMYCAADQNTLSRIPEIAKAHAISELFLFKVLQPLVEAGFMQTVRGRNGGVKLAKPAEEISVADVVKITEDNFSMAECFDNTVSNCPLVNFCNLNTVLKKALNSFFDVLSMTSIADLQKSSLQLPFKIGDDKKTER; via the coding sequence ATGCGGTTAACCAAACAAACGAATTATGCACTCCGGATGCTCATGTATTGCGCAGCTGATCAAAATACCTTGAGTCGCATTCCAGAAATTGCCAAAGCGCATGCCATCTCCGAGCTTTTTCTATTTAAGGTTCTTCAACCATTGGTTGAGGCAGGCTTTATGCAAACGGTACGAGGACGCAATGGTGGAGTCAAATTGGCTAAACCTGCAGAAGAAATTTCAGTGGCGGATGTGGTAAAAATAACAGAAGATAATTTCTCTATGGCAGAATGCTTTGATAATACAGTTAGTAACTGTCCATTAGTGAATTTTTGTAACTTAAATACCGTACTTAAAAAGGCACTAAATTCTTTTTTTGATGTATTATCAATGACATCTATCGCTGATTTGCAGAAATCGTCTCTGCAGCTTCCATTTAAAATTGGTGATGATAAAAAAACGGAAAGATAG